A genomic segment from Lutibacter sp. A80 encodes:
- a CDS encoding DUF2141 domain-containing protein produces MQHLILITTLLFSTLIFSQTSENANLNEQNNITVSVVNALTDEGTVNFALFNEENFRQEPLVAESSIIKNGVSTVVFKNVPVGAYAIICYHDENNNKRLDFQNNGMPKENYGTSNNSLSFGPPQFERSMFELKGEDVTLEIKF; encoded by the coding sequence ATGCAACATTTAATTCTAATAACAACATTATTATTTTCGACATTAATTTTTTCACAAACCAGTGAAAATGCTAATTTAAACGAACAAAATAACATTACAGTCTCTGTGGTGAATGCATTAACTGATGAAGGAACTGTAAACTTTGCACTTTTTAATGAAGAAAATTTTAGACAAGAACCTTTGGTGGCAGAATCATCAATTATAAAAAACGGAGTAAGTACTGTAGTTTTTAAAAATGTGCCTGTTGGAGCATACGCTATTATTTGTTATCACGATGAAAATAATAATAAAAGGTTAGATTTTCAGAATAATGGTATGCCAAAAGAAAATTATGGAACTTCTAATAATTCTTTAAGTTTTGGGCCACCACAATTCGAGCGTTCAATGTTTGAATTAAAAGGGGAGGATGTAACTTTAGAAATTAAATTTTAA
- a CDS encoding 2TM domain-containing protein, translating to MKTDFKYLFKISLIIAIALFVIERLVFKGDFNSPINELFKIFGIHFMYAFVLSTINGYFFNYIGNKFSWEGDLKKRLIIGAIGSVVLTMLGLMLLRFVTVVLISGEPLEHFINDPYAKNYYVFGLVVTLFASLTFHAIYFYKALTEKKVTEQQIVAKTETAKYESLKSQIDPHFLFNSLNVLTSLIGENPKLAEKFTTKLSKVYRYVLEQKNKDLIDLDEELLFAKTYMELLKMRFEDAVIFEIPEKASNPELKIIPLSLQLLLENTIKHNIVTEENPLKVKIVEENGYLIIINNYNPKAILEKGTKVGLRNIIDRYNLITLKKVSVEKTGETFTVKLPLLTQRTKIMKTSENIEASKYLKAVEQVEEIKGFYSSLLAYCIVIPMLIYINLTYIPQFHWFWFPMLGWGIGMTVQGFKAFGPNKLLGKNWEERKIKEFMEDDKKQYWE from the coding sequence ATGAAGACTGACTTTAAATATTTATTTAAAATTTCATTAATAATTGCTATTGCCTTATTTGTTATAGAGCGCTTAGTTTTTAAGGGTGATTTTAATTCACCTATAAATGAATTATTTAAAATATTCGGGATTCATTTTATGTATGCTTTTGTACTGTCAACTATTAATGGTTACTTTTTTAATTATATTGGAAATAAGTTTTCTTGGGAAGGTGATTTAAAAAAACGTTTAATTATTGGTGCAATAGGTTCTGTAGTATTAACTATGTTAGGTTTAATGCTTTTAAGATTTGTTACTGTTGTTTTAATTTCAGGAGAACCGCTAGAGCATTTTATAAACGATCCCTATGCAAAAAACTATTATGTTTTTGGTTTAGTAGTTACCTTGTTTGCAAGTCTTACTTTTCATGCTATCTATTTTTACAAAGCATTAACTGAGAAAAAAGTAACAGAACAACAAATAGTAGCTAAAACTGAAACAGCAAAATACGAGTCTTTAAAAAGTCAGATAGATCCACATTTTTTATTTAATAGTTTAAATGTATTAACATCATTAATTGGTGAAAACCCTAAACTAGCAGAAAAGTTTACAACAAAATTATCTAAGGTTTACCGTTATGTTTTAGAACAAAAAAATAAGGATTTAATTGATTTAGATGAAGAATTATTATTTGCCAAAACCTATATGGAATTGTTGAAAATGCGTTTTGAAGATGCTGTAATATTTGAAATTCCAGAAAAAGCGAGTAATCCTGAGTTGAAAATCATCCCGCTGTCGCTTCAATTATTATTAGAAAACACCATTAAACACAACATAGTTACCGAAGAAAATCCATTAAAAGTAAAAATAGTAGAAGAAAACGGATATCTAATAATAATAAATAATTACAATCCTAAAGCTATTTTAGAAAAAGGAACAAAAGTAGGACTTAGAAATATAATAGATAGGTATAATTTAATAACTCTAAAAAAAGTATCTGTTGAAAAAACAGGAGAAACATTTACAGTAAAATTACCATTACTAACTCAAAGAACTAAAATTATGAAAACATCAGAAAATATAGAAGCAAGTAAATATTTAAAAGCAGTAGAACAAGTTGAAGAAATAAAAGGATTTTATAGCAGCTTATTAGCTTATTGCATTGTTATACCAATGTTAATTTATATAAATTTAACGTACATACCACAGTTTCACTGGTTTTGGTTTCCAATGCTTGGTTGGGGAATTGGTATGACGGTTCAAGGATTTAAAGCGTTTGGTCCTAATAAATTACTAGGTAAAAATTGGGAAGAGAGAAAAATTAAAGAATTTATGGAGGATGATAAAAAACAATATTGGGAGTAG
- a CDS encoding 2TM domain-containing protein: MKTEYTEEQKYLRAKKKVDDIKGFYWNLLSYCLVIPFLIFVNLMTSPGYQWFWWPILGWGIGLVFHAYGVFGQHLIFGKNWEERKIKELMNKDSYKK; the protein is encoded by the coding sequence ATGAAAACGGAGTATACAGAAGAACAAAAATATTTAAGAGCAAAAAAGAAAGTAGACGATATTAAAGGGTTTTATTGGAATTTATTATCCTACTGTTTGGTAATTCCTTTCTTAATATTTGTAAACCTAATGACATCACCAGGATATCAATGGTTTTGGTGGCCAATATTAGGTTGGGGAATTGGTTTAGTTTTTCACGCGTATGGAGTTTTTGGACAGCATTTAATTTTTGGGAAAAACTGGGAAGAAAGAAAAATTAAAGAATTAATGAATAAAGATTCATATAAAAAATAA
- a CDS encoding 2TM domain-containing protein, giving the protein MDNNNLENQKYIRAQKKVKAIKGFYIHLLVYLGVNAFLILARLISGEGVGLLLDWSTYGTLFFWGIGIAFHAFGVFGMDFILGKNWEEKKIKEIMDKDKKQYWE; this is encoded by the coding sequence ATGGATAATAATAATTTAGAAAATCAAAAATATATAAGAGCTCAAAAAAAAGTAAAAGCAATAAAAGGATTCTATATTCACCTGTTAGTTTATTTAGGTGTAAATGCCTTTTTAATTTTAGCTAGATTAATTTCAGGTGAAGGCGTTGGACTTTTATTAGATTGGAGTACTTACGGAACCTTATTTTTCTGGGGAATTGGAATTGCTTTTCACGCATTTGGAGTTTTTGGAATGGATTTTATTTTAGGTAAAAATTGGGAAGAAAAAAAGATTAAAGAAATAATGGATAAAGATAAAAAGCAGTATTGGGAGTAG
- a CDS encoding LytTR family DNA-binding domain-containing protein, producing the protein MNVIIIEDEKPAARRLSRMLNELTIQPLTMLHSVEEAVNWFLNNEHPDLIFLDIQLSDGLSFEIFDEVEIKSAIIFTTAYDEYALKAFKLNSVDYLLKPIDSDELENAIAKYKNMYNTEKNVTFDLNQLKNIISNNSENTINYKKRFTVKIGQHIKMISTASIECFYSENKATNIHTIDNRNYLIDDTLDTLEGKLEPDTFFRVNRKYVININAIKDIVSYTNSRLKLILNSYKEDEIIVSRERVKDFKEWIG; encoded by the coding sequence ATGAACGTAATAATAATTGAAGATGAAAAACCAGCTGCTCGAAGACTAAGCAGAATGTTAAATGAGCTTACTATTCAACCGCTAACAATGTTGCATTCTGTAGAAGAAGCAGTAAATTGGTTTTTAAATAATGAGCATCCAGATTTAATTTTTTTAGATATTCAATTATCAGATGGTTTATCTTTTGAAATTTTTGATGAAGTTGAAATTAAAAGTGCTATTATTTTTACAACAGCTTATGATGAATATGCGCTAAAAGCATTTAAATTAAACAGTGTAGATTATCTGCTAAAACCAATTGATTCTGATGAATTGGAAAACGCAATAGCTAAATATAAAAATATGTATAACACTGAAAAGAATGTTACTTTTGATTTAAATCAGTTAAAAAATATTATTTCCAATAATTCAGAAAATACTATTAATTATAAAAAACGCTTTACAGTAAAAATTGGGCAACATATAAAAATGATTTCTACTGCCTCTATAGAATGTTTTTATAGCGAAAATAAAGCAACAAATATTCATACCATAGATAATAGAAACTATTTAATAGATGATACTTTAGATACTTTAGAAGGGAAATTAGAACCAGATACTTTTTTTAGAGTAAATAGAAAATACGTTATTAATATAAATGCAATTAAAGATATTGTTTCCTATACCAATAGTCGTTTAAAACTAATACTAAATTCTTATAAAGAAGATGAAATAATTGTAAGTAGGGAGCGTGTAAAAGATTTTAAAGAGTGGATTGGATAA
- the rpsA gene encoding 30S ribosomal protein S1, with the protein MSEETKKTEEQVDAPKVENTEATAPVEAKTAAAPVVEEEKVEEVKVSPEEFLENFDWHKYEEGIEAVDEENIKAFEAALEGTLGLVNEREVIDGTVVRKTDREAIIDINSKSEGVISLNEFRYNPGLKVGDIVEVLVDKREDSTGQLVLSHKKARVIKAWDRVNNAHETGEVVNGFVKCRTRGGMIVDVFGIEAFLPGSQIDVKPIRDYDQYVEKTMEFKVVKINQEFKNVVVSHKALIEADIEIQKKEIIGKLEKGQVLEGVVKNITSYGVFVDLGGVDGLVHITDLSWSRINHPSEVVELDQTLNVVILDFDDEKTRIQLGLKQLNAHPWEALDDTIKVGDTVKGKVVVLADYGAFIEVAQGVEGLIHVSEMSWSTHLRSAQDFVSVGDEVEAQVLTLDREERKMSLGIKQLHPDPWNNIAEKYPVGSKHTGTVRNYTNFGVFVELEEGIDGLVYISDLSWTKKIKHPSDFVTVGDKLEVEVLELDVEGRKLNLGHKQTTENPWDAHEATFAIDSIHEGTVKDKSDKGLIVTLQDGVEAFVPSRFITKEDGTKLAKGDTDKFKVIEFNKEFRRVVASHTSIFKAQEEKNIKVAQKKAESADKTTLGDLGGDLAALKKKMEGK; encoded by the coding sequence ATGTCTGAAGAAACAAAAAAAACTGAAGAGCAAGTTGATGCTCCTAAAGTAGAAAATACTGAAGCAACTGCTCCAGTTGAAGCAAAAACAGCGGCTGCACCAGTAGTTGAAGAAGAAAAAGTAGAAGAAGTAAAGGTAAGTCCTGAAGAATTCTTAGAAAACTTTGACTGGCACAAATACGAAGAAGGTATTGAAGCAGTAGATGAAGAAAACATTAAAGCATTTGAAGCTGCCTTAGAAGGTACTTTAGGTTTAGTAAATGAAAGAGAAGTAATTGACGGAACTGTTGTTAGAAAAACAGATCGTGAAGCAATTATCGACATCAACTCAAAATCTGAAGGTGTTATTTCTTTAAACGAATTTCGTTACAATCCAGGTTTAAAAGTTGGAGATATTGTAGAAGTTTTAGTTGATAAAAGAGAAGATAGTACTGGTCAATTAGTATTATCACATAAAAAAGCAAGAGTTATTAAAGCTTGGGATCGTGTAAACAATGCACACGAAACAGGTGAAGTAGTTAACGGTTTCGTTAAATGTAGAACTCGTGGTGGTATGATTGTAGATGTTTTTGGAATTGAAGCATTCTTACCAGGTTCTCAAATTGATGTAAAACCAATTAGAGATTACGATCAATACGTAGAGAAAACAATGGAATTCAAAGTTGTAAAAATCAACCAAGAATTTAAAAACGTTGTTGTATCTCATAAAGCACTTATTGAAGCTGATATTGAAATTCAGAAAAAAGAAATTATTGGTAAATTAGAAAAAGGACAAGTATTAGAAGGTGTTGTTAAAAACATTACTTCTTACGGTGTATTTGTTGATTTAGGTGGTGTTGACGGTTTAGTTCACATTACAGATTTATCTTGGTCTAGAATTAACCACCCAAGTGAGGTTGTTGAATTAGATCAAACATTAAATGTTGTAATTCTTGATTTTGATGATGAGAAAACAAGAATTCAATTAGGATTAAAACAATTAAATGCACACCCTTGGGAAGCATTAGATGATACTATTAAAGTAGGTGATACAGTAAAAGGTAAAGTAGTTGTACTTGCTGATTACGGTGCATTTATTGAAGTAGCACAAGGAGTTGAAGGATTAATTCACGTTTCTGAAATGTCTTGGTCTACACACTTACGTTCTGCACAAGATTTTGTATCTGTAGGAGATGAAGTTGAAGCACAAGTTTTAACTTTAGATAGAGAAGAGCGTAAAATGAGTTTAGGTATTAAACAATTACACCCAGATCCTTGGAATAATATCGCAGAAAAATACCCAGTTGGTTCAAAACATACAGGTACTGTACGTAACTACACTAACTTTGGAGTTTTTGTTGAATTGGAAGAAGGAATTGACGGATTAGTTTACATTTCTGATCTTTCTTGGACTAAGAAAATTAAACACCCATCAGACTTTGTTACTGTAGGTGATAAATTAGAAGTTGAAGTATTAGAATTAGATGTTGAAGGACGTAAATTAAACTTAGGTCATAAACAAACTACTGAAAATCCTTGGGATGCTCACGAAGCTACTTTTGCAATCGATTCTATCCACGAAGGAACTGTAAAAGATAAAAGTGATAAAGGTTTAATCGTTACTTTACAAGATGGTGTTGAGGCATTTGTGCCAAGCCGTTTTATAACTAAAGAAGATGGAACTAAATTAGCTAAAGGAGATACAGATAAATTTAAAGTTATTGAATTTAACAAAGAATTTAGAAGAGTTGTAGCTTCACATACATCAATATTTAAAGCACAAGAAGAGAAAAATATCAAAGTAGCTCAGAAAAAAGCTGAGTCTGCAGATAAAACTACTCTTGGAGATTTAGGTGGAGATTTAGCTGCCTTAAAGAAAAAAATGGAAGGAAAATAA
- a CDS encoding tRNA-binding protein, with protein MKNEITFKDFNKVDIRIGTIIEVADFPKAHKPAYQLTIDFGALGIKKSSAQITDLYTKDTLLNKKILAIVNFKKKQIANFLSECLVLGIPDKDNKVVLLQASKTAKNGEQVS; from the coding sequence ATGAAAAACGAAATTACATTTAAAGATTTTAACAAAGTTGATATTAGAATAGGTACTATTATTGAGGTTGCAGATTTTCCAAAAGCACATAAACCAGCCTACCAACTTACAATAGATTTTGGTGCCTTAGGCATCAAAAAATCGAGTGCTCAAATTACAGATTTATATACAAAAGATACTTTATTAAACAAAAAAATATTGGCAATTGTTAATTTTAAGAAAAAACAAATTGCCAATTTTTTAAGTGAATGTTTAGTTTTAGGAATTCCAGATAAAGACAATAAAGTTGTGCTTTTACAAGCTTCTAAAACAGCCAAAAATGGAGAACAAGTTAGTTAA